The Sporomusa termitida genome has a window encoding:
- the fsa gene encoding fructose-6-phosphate aldolase, producing MKFFLDTANITEIKNILPLGVVAGVTTNPSLIAQEKQDIRAVIREIAALTPGPVSAEVISTKFEDMLPEAHGLAQLGKNVVIKVPVTVDGLKTVSALAADGIKTNVTLIFSVNQALLAARAGAAFVSPFVGRLDDISQDGIALIKDTADVFAIHGIGTEIIAASIRHPLHVTQAALAGAHIATVPAKVLVSLLNHPLTDAGIQRFLSDWQKANM from the coding sequence GTGAAATTTTTTCTGGATACAGCTAATATTACCGAGATAAAAAATATTCTGCCCTTAGGGGTTGTGGCCGGGGTAACGACTAACCCCTCGCTTATTGCCCAAGAAAAACAGGATATCCGGGCGGTAATTAGAGAAATTGCCGCATTGACACCAGGGCCGGTGAGCGCTGAGGTTATTAGCACTAAATTCGAAGATATGCTGCCGGAAGCACACGGTTTGGCGCAACTTGGCAAAAATGTGGTCATTAAAGTGCCGGTAACTGTGGACGGTTTAAAAACGGTAAGTGCTTTGGCTGCTGACGGCATCAAAACCAATGTTACTTTGATTTTTTCCGTCAATCAAGCCCTTTTGGCTGCCAGGGCAGGCGCTGCTTTTGTAAGTCCGTTTGTTGGTCGTCTTGACGATATCAGCCAGGATGGCATTGCCCTCATTAAAGATACTGCTGATGTATTTGCTATTCACGGTATTGGGACTGAGATTATTGCCGCCAGCATCCGCCACCCCCTGCATGTTACGCAGGCGGCACTGGCCGGTGCTCACATTGCTACTGTGCCGGCTAAGGTACTGGTATCACTGCTAAACCACCCGCTGACTGATGCCGGCATACAGCGTTTCTTGTCAGACTGGCAAAAAGCCAACATGTAA
- a CDS encoding response regulator codes for MSSSRATILVIDDQPGIRRLLTEVLQDEGYNVMTASNGYEGIQVANEVKPNVILMDMKMPGMDGIETLKELKRHGQGDQVIMMTAYGELDMVNEAREAGMRDYITKPFDIMSLCRIIEEHIGSSFDARRLLIG; via the coding sequence ATGAGCAGTTCCCGGGCAACGATTCTCGTGATTGATGACCAACCTGGAATTAGAAGATTGCTTACTGAAGTTCTCCAGGATGAAGGTTATAATGTAATGACAGCCTCCAACGGCTATGAGGGTATACAGGTAGCGAATGAAGTTAAGCCCAACGTAATATTGATGGATATGAAGATGCCTGGTATGGACGGTATTGAGACACTTAAGGAGCTTAAGCGCCACGGTCAGGGCGATCAGGTCATTATGATGACAGCTTACGGGGAATTGGATATGGTAAACGAAGCCAGGGAAGCGGGGATGCGTGATTATATTACCAAGCCGTTCGATATTATGTCCCTGTGCCGGATTATTGAAGAGCATATCGGCAGCAGTTTTGATGCACGCCGACTGTTGATCGGCTAA
- a CDS encoding bifunctional metallophosphatase/5'-nucleotidase — MKKHWNRLIRLAVVGLAVIWCLPTITLAAPKQPTPPPAPVKITVLATAGLYGHIIDWDYTVPKTADFGLVKIASLVKKERQANSHTLLVDGGNMLTGTPLTSLFASEPSKLPNPMIAAYNYLGYDAVVLGEGEFAYGSDFLSQALATARFPVLSANVHRPGQRLPTVKPYTIKEFEVGKEKKKEKIRIGIIGLTTADTTTNPENYAGITFDDQTAALNATVKKLQNKVDAVIVVKNNGLEISGTAVAAPGKYGSSLSRIELTFEKTGKKWQLQHTETSTLYSVIAPADKSMADFAWPYHDATLQHQNKRP; from the coding sequence TTGAAAAAACACTGGAACCGATTAATCCGGCTAGCCGTTGTTGGGTTAGCCGTTATCTGGTGCCTGCCGACCATTACACTGGCAGCACCGAAGCAACCTACGCCGCCGCCGGCACCTGTTAAAATAACAGTGCTGGCGACAGCCGGACTCTACGGTCATATCATTGACTGGGATTATACTGTGCCCAAGACGGCTGATTTTGGCCTTGTTAAAATTGCCAGCCTGGTAAAAAAAGAACGCCAGGCTAATTCCCACACCCTCTTAGTCGATGGCGGCAATATGCTCACAGGTACGCCCCTGACCAGCCTGTTCGCCTCTGAGCCTTCCAAACTTCCTAATCCGATGATAGCCGCCTATAATTATCTTGGCTATGACGCAGTTGTGCTCGGTGAAGGCGAATTTGCCTATGGTTCTGATTTCCTGTCTCAGGCGCTCGCTACCGCCAGATTTCCGGTTTTGTCCGCTAATGTCCATCGCCCCGGTCAGCGTTTGCCCACCGTTAAGCCCTATACAATTAAAGAATTTGAGGTAGGCAAAGAAAAAAAGAAGGAAAAAATCCGGATTGGTATTATTGGCTTAACAACAGCCGACACTACCACCAATCCGGAAAACTATGCCGGAATTACCTTTGACGATCAAACAGCCGCACTTAACGCTACGGTTAAAAAGCTGCAAAATAAAGTAGATGCGGTCATCGTTGTCAAAAACAATGGCCTGGAAATTAGCGGCACCGCTGTGGCAGCTCCTGGTAAATATGGCAGCAGCTTAAGCCGGATAGAACTCACTTTCGAAAAAACGGGGAAGAAGTGGCAGCTTCAACACACAGAAACCTCCACCCTTTATTCTGTCATTGCCCCGGCTGATAAATCGATGGCAGACTTTGCCTGGCCTTATCACGATGCTACGCTGCAACACCAGAACAAACGCCCGTAA
- a CDS encoding DUF6044 family protein → MIAYLAPFVILRQNAHFTINDNLDWITAWTVLANSGKTFNLTGTVGQMLGEVPRSCLPSGFNIITWLYLVLPPFRAYLVNLLLVHSTAFIGMYLLLRHYCLTDQRQSWLAWAGAAAFATIPFYTVYGLSIAGQPLLFYAMTNLFHDKKVIVSVIIIITFALYSSLPLAGVFILAALGLAALYDYWQHRQNRPQFWGGIALLAAAYCITELWLIYNAFFSAGFVSSREEINRISLGQARDWAGVQALITENFTNGQYHAVSLHKYILFIAVPLALALGWRQKREFKQIVLLLTLTLCLSILYGLRYSEFFMSAVAGISFFNTFQIQRFHWLHPLIWYIIFALCLSVIANIRYIGRLLATLLIGLQLGFLFGNHSEYNLVIQKQTGFSVMENAWLYENVSYGEFFSDSLLKKVDNYIGRPKQEYRIASIGLYPAITQYNGFYTLDGRLNIYPLAYKHAFRQIIAKELAKNPFWQSYFDDWGITCYIFPAELEYYQVRKSYQLKLNHLELDIEAFKKLGGQYILSAAEITNYEENQLEFLQRFTEAWSPWEIYLYRAR, encoded by the coding sequence TTGATAGCCTACTTAGCACCTTTTGTAATCTTACGGCAAAATGCGCACTTTACCATTAATGATAATTTGGACTGGATTACCGCCTGGACAGTGCTGGCCAATAGTGGCAAAACATTTAACCTGACAGGAACGGTCGGGCAAATGCTGGGCGAGGTGCCACGCAGCTGCCTGCCAAGCGGTTTTAATATAATTACCTGGTTATATCTTGTTTTGCCGCCGTTCCGCGCTTATCTCGTCAACCTGCTCCTTGTGCATAGCACCGCATTTATTGGCATGTATCTTTTATTGAGGCACTACTGTCTTACTGATCAGCGTCAGAGCTGGTTAGCGTGGGCAGGTGCGGCCGCGTTTGCCACCATCCCCTTCTATACAGTCTATGGACTGTCTATCGCCGGACAGCCCCTACTATTCTATGCAATGACGAATCTATTTCATGATAAGAAAGTGATTGTTTCTGTCATTATTATTATTACCTTCGCCCTCTATTCCTCCCTGCCGCTTGCCGGTGTGTTCATTCTGGCCGCACTCGGGCTTGCCGCCCTCTATGATTACTGGCAGCATCGGCAAAATCGGCCACAATTCTGGGGAGGAATCGCCCTCCTGGCCGCCGCCTACTGTATTACTGAATTATGGCTTATATATAATGCCTTTTTCAGTGCAGGTTTTGTTTCCAGCCGCGAGGAGATTAACCGGATTAGCCTGGGTCAGGCCCGGGATTGGGCCGGTGTTCAGGCATTAATTACGGAGAACTTTACCAATGGGCAATACCATGCCGTCAGTTTGCATAAATATATTTTGTTTATTGCCGTGCCACTGGCATTAGCCCTGGGCTGGCGACAGAAACGCGAGTTTAAACAGATAGTATTGCTACTGACATTAACACTCTGCCTATCCATTCTCTATGGCTTGCGTTATTCGGAGTTCTTCATGTCCGCCGTCGCCGGCATCAGCTTTTTTAATACCTTCCAGATCCAGCGCTTTCACTGGCTGCATCCGCTTATTTGGTATATCATTTTCGCCCTCTGCCTGTCTGTTATTGCCAATATCCGGTATATTGGCCGGTTGCTGGCAACGCTGCTCATTGGCCTGCAGCTTGGTTTTTTATTTGGCAACCATAGCGAATATAATCTGGTTATCCAAAAACAGACAGGGTTCTCGGTTATGGAAAATGCCTGGCTGTACGAGAATGTAAGTTACGGTGAGTTTTTCTCGGACAGTTTGCTCAAAAAAGTTGATAATTATATCGGCCGGCCCAAGCAGGAATACCGGATTGCCAGCATCGGCCTCTATCCGGCAATCACCCAGTACAATGGTTTTTACACCCTGGACGGGCGGCTCAATATTTATCCGCTTGCCTATAAGCATGCCTTCCGTCAGATTATAGCCAAAGAACTGGCCAAAAACCCGTTCTGGCAAAGTTATTTTGATGATTGGGGCATAACCTGCTACATCTTTCCCGCCGAGCTTGAGTATTATCAGGTAAGAAAATCGTATCAGCTAAAACTAAATCACCTGGAACTTGATATCGAAGCCTTCAAAAAATTAGGCGGCCAATATATCTTATCGGCCGCCGAAATCACAAATTATGAAGAAAACCAGCTTGAATTTTTACAGCGTTTTACCGAAGCCTGGTCACCGTGGGAAATTTACCTCTACCGGGCCCGCTAA
- a CDS encoding anti-sigma-F factor Fin translates to MKIFYTCEYCGEHIDTLEVDQIDEVKFGFDCLTAQERQDIIKTDVEQNTVHVKSLCDFCITSMGMDDNVALGMPAINKSYIH, encoded by the coding sequence ATGAAAATTTTCTATACTTGTGAATATTGCGGTGAACATATCGATACATTAGAAGTAGACCAAATCGATGAGGTTAAGTTTGGCTTTGACTGCTTGACTGCTCAGGAGCGTCAAGATATAATTAAAACTGATGTGGAACAAAATACTGTCCATGTTAAGTCACTATGCGATTTCTGCATAACTTCAATGGGAATGGATGATAATGTTGCACTGGGGATGCCTGCCATTAACAAAAGCTATATTCACTGA
- a CDS encoding peptidoglycan DD-metalloendopeptidase family protein: protein MIVLNLLKMNARQWAYVGVGGVALLAGVWAAPGGVQTVPEPATMPPQAEEQQVTPMPVTSAEPSQQALQKHIVVSGDTLCGIAQHYGIDLETLMAANPGVTDLIHPGDELVILPHKGVVYQVDTGDTLWDIARVYGVQVETIKSANAKSSDDIAVGEKLFIPGARWGRAEPAVARAYASRFTWPTRGEISSPFGWRWGRLHAGVDIANDLGTHVMSARAGRVIWAGWRGGYGYTVMVDHGGGYVSLYGHLDNYYVERGQYIRAGQRIASMGNTGNSTGPHLHFEVQKDGQPVDPMGLLP, encoded by the coding sequence GTGATAGTATTGAACCTGCTGAAAATGAATGCCAGGCAATGGGCCTATGTTGGCGTTGGCGGCGTAGCGCTACTGGCCGGCGTGTGGGCGGCTCCTGGCGGAGTACAAACAGTGCCTGAACCGGCGACCATGCCGCCACAGGCTGAGGAGCAGCAAGTGACACCGATGCCGGTCACTAGTGCAGAGCCCAGCCAGCAAGCCTTGCAGAAACACATTGTTGTTTCCGGTGATACCCTGTGTGGTATTGCTCAGCACTACGGTATTGACCTTGAGACACTTATGGCAGCTAACCCTGGTGTAACTGATCTGATTCACCCGGGTGACGAGTTAGTCATCCTCCCGCATAAAGGCGTTGTTTATCAAGTAGATACTGGTGATACTTTGTGGGACATTGCCCGCGTATATGGTGTACAGGTAGAGACCATTAAATCAGCCAATGCCAAAAGCAGTGATGATATTGCGGTTGGTGAGAAACTCTTTATTCCCGGTGCCCGCTGGGGCCGGGCTGAACCTGCGGTAGCGAGGGCTTATGCCAGCCGTTTTACCTGGCCGACCAGGGGGGAGATTTCTTCACCCTTCGGGTGGCGCTGGGGGCGTTTGCACGCTGGTGTTGATATTGCCAACGACCTTGGTACCCATGTAATGTCTGCCCGGGCCGGGCGTGTGATTTGGGCTGGCTGGCGAGGCGGCTATGGCTACACTGTCATGGTTGATCATGGTGGGGGTTATGTAAGTTTATATGGTCACCTTGACAACTATTATGTTGAGCGGGGCCAATACATTCGTGCCGGTCAACGCATTGCTTCAATGGGGAATACCGGCAATTCCACCGGGCCACATTTGCATTTTGAAGTTCAAAAAGATGGTCAGCCGGTTGATCCGATGGGATTACTGCCATAA
- the sppA gene encoding signal peptide peptidase SppA yields the protein MFKRSVVLFLAGIIGISMIAALFVTPGFRQKKMAGNDKLAVIYVEGMIIGGRGQVGLFGEGGGTDHLIRQLHAARDDAAVKAVILRINSPGGTVPASQEVGEELKKLRAAGKPVITSMADMAASGGYWLAACTDKIYANPSTITGSLGVYMPYSNWEELYKKIGVRQEKIKSGPHKDILSPDRQLTVEERAIVQTMVDDMYNQFVDVIAEGRHLHPDKVRQLADGRIFTGRQARELGLVDELGNMYDAIDGAAALVGIEGKPEIVEYGKVSVFEALLGAQTRFTSDGIMLQRLQELLSASPAAVPQSN from the coding sequence GTGTTTAAAAGATCAGTGGTTCTTTTTCTGGCAGGTATTATCGGCATATCCATGATTGCCGCACTGTTTGTCACCCCGGGATTCAGACAAAAGAAAATGGCCGGTAATGATAAACTGGCAGTCATTTATGTGGAAGGCATGATCATCGGCGGCCGGGGTCAGGTCGGATTATTTGGCGAGGGTGGCGGTACAGACCATCTGATTCGGCAATTGCATGCTGCCCGGGATGATGCCGCTGTTAAAGCAGTCATTCTCAGGATTAATAGTCCCGGCGGCACTGTTCCTGCCTCGCAGGAAGTGGGGGAGGAGCTTAAGAAACTACGGGCGGCAGGTAAGCCGGTTATAACGTCTATGGCCGATATGGCCGCATCAGGCGGTTACTGGCTGGCGGCCTGCACCGACAAGATCTATGCCAATCCCTCCACAATAACGGGCAGCCTGGGTGTATATATGCCCTATTCCAACTGGGAAGAGTTATATAAGAAAATTGGTGTGCGCCAGGAAAAAATTAAAAGCGGACCGCATAAAGATATCTTATCACCAGACCGGCAGTTAACAGTAGAAGAACGGGCGATTGTTCAAACCATGGTTGATGATATGTATAATCAGTTTGTTGATGTCATTGCCGAAGGCCGGCATCTTCACCCGGACAAAGTTCGTCAATTGGCTGACGGCCGCATTTTTACCGGGCGTCAGGCCCGGGAACTGGGGCTAGTCGACGAGCTGGGCAATATGTATGACGCGATTGATGGTGCTGCTGCGCTTGTTGGTATTGAGGGCAAACCTGAAATTGTTGAATATGGCAAAGTTAGTGTTTTCGAAGCCTTGTTAGGAGCTCAGACCAGGTTTACTTCAGACGGGATTATGCTTCAACGCCTACAGGAATTGCTCTCGGCCAGTCCGGCGGCTGTGCCTCAGAGCAATTAA
- the rpoE gene encoding DNA-directed RNA polymerase subunit delta — protein sequence MANNILKNDFGEVSLAYQILKTAGHPLYYRELIDRVVAAKGSTIRPPAHIIAEIHTQINLDSRFVHTGKSTWGLTEWSPQRISLRETEETAAARQDDVRREKLLAAIQQDFDHEEAGLAEEPADLMEDENEIEEDEEELESN from the coding sequence ATGGCAAACAATATATTAAAGAATGATTTTGGGGAAGTTAGCTTAGCGTATCAAATCCTAAAGACAGCAGGCCATCCGTTATACTATAGAGAGTTGATCGACAGGGTAGTTGCCGCCAAAGGCAGTACCATTCGTCCGCCTGCGCATATCATTGCAGAAATTCATACCCAGATTAATTTAGACAGCCGGTTTGTGCATACCGGTAAAAGTACCTGGGGACTGACCGAATGGTCGCCGCAGCGCATTAGTCTGCGCGAAACCGAGGAAACGGCTGCGGCCCGCCAGGATGATGTACGGCGGGAAAAATTATTGGCTGCCATTCAGCAGGATTTTGATCATGAAGAGGCCGGACTTGCCGAAGAGCCGGCTGATTTGATGGAAGATGAAAATGAAATTGAAGAAGATGAAGAAGAGCTGGAAAGCAACTAG
- the glpX gene encoding class II fructose-bisphosphatase, translating to MERELALEFVRVTEAAAIASGRWMGRGDKIAADQAAVDGMRAAFDTVNISGCVVIGEGEMDEAPMLYIGEHVGHGGREVDIAVDPLEGTNLVAKGLPGSIAVLAIAPRGCLLHAPDMYMDKIAVGPRARGKIDINAPVQENLKAVAVALDRAVEDLTVVILDRPRHAAIVKEARDAGARIKLISDGDVSPAINAAIEGTAVHMLLGIGGAPEGVLAAAAVKCLGGDMQARLWPENAADIERAKAMGIDDINKVFTIDDLVKGDEVIFAATAITQGDLLSGVRYFGGGARTHSIVMRGSTGTVRFVDAIHKFDKKPMPIKRT from the coding sequence ATGGAACGTGAATTAGCACTGGAATTTGTACGGGTTACCGAGGCTGCGGCCATTGCCAGCGGCCGGTGGATGGGACGTGGCGATAAAATAGCCGCTGATCAGGCGGCAGTGGATGGCATGCGCGCCGCTTTTGATACAGTAAATATTAGTGGCTGTGTGGTAATCGGTGAAGGAGAAATGGACGAGGCGCCCATGTTGTATATTGGTGAGCACGTGGGGCACGGCGGCCGGGAAGTCGATATTGCCGTTGATCCGCTGGAAGGTACCAACCTTGTAGCAAAAGGTCTGCCCGGCTCTATTGCTGTGCTGGCCATTGCGCCGCGCGGCTGCCTCTTGCATGCACCGGATATGTATATGGATAAAATTGCTGTCGGGCCGCGCGCCAGAGGCAAAATTGACATCAATGCCCCGGTGCAGGAGAACTTAAAAGCAGTGGCTGTGGCCCTTGACCGCGCTGTGGAGGATCTGACAGTCGTAATTCTTGATCGGCCGCGGCATGCCGCTATTGTAAAAGAAGCCCGGGATGCAGGGGCACGGATTAAACTGATTTCTGACGGTGATGTGTCGCCGGCCATCAATGCTGCTATTGAGGGGACGGCTGTCCATATGCTTTTAGGGATTGGCGGCGCCCCGGAAGGCGTATTGGCGGCAGCGGCTGTCAAATGTCTCGGCGGCGACATGCAGGCCCGGCTGTGGCCGGAAAACGCTGCTGATATTGAAAGGGCTAAGGCCATGGGTATCGATGATATTAATAAAGTGTTTACCATTGATGATTTGGTTAAAGGCGATGAAGTTATATTTGCCGCCACTGCCATCACCCAGGGGGATCTCTTAAGCGGGGTCCGCTATTTTGGAGGCGGGGCCCGTACTCATTCTATTGTTATGCGCGGCTCGACCGGTACGGTGCGTTTTGTTGACGCAATTCACAAATTTGATAAAAAACCTATGCCGATTAAACGGACATAA
- a CDS encoding CTP synthase, whose product MAKYIFVTGGVVSSLGKGITAASLGRLLKSRGLKVTIQKFDPYINFDPGTMSPYQHGEVFVTEDGGETDLDLGHYERFIDINLSKSSNVTAGKIYWSVISKERKGDYLGSTVQVIPHITNEIKERIYRVGKEDNADIVITEIGGTVGDIESLPFLEAIRQVKKEVGRGGALYIHVTLVPYISAAGELKTKPTQHSVKELRSIGIHPDVIVCRTEHEISPEMREKLALFCDIDGDAVIQNKNAASIYQVPLMLKKEGLDRIALEKLNIEDTGADMSDWRQMVDKIVHPSHSVRIAVVGKYVALQDAYMSVSEALRHGGIANDAAIEIKWINAEDVEEEHADLSVYLGDVDGILVPGGFGDRGVGGKLKAIRYARENKVPFFGLCLGMQSAVIEFARNVCGLADAHSTEFNPDTPHPVIDLMPEQMAVEDKGGTMRLGVYPCKVTENTLTYTAYEDEIIYERHRHRFEFNNAYRDQLSAAGLIISGTLPNGRLVEIVEVKDHPWFVGTQFHPEFKSRPTAPHPLFRDFVKASLANKQGKL is encoded by the coding sequence ATGGCTAAATATATTTTTGTGACTGGCGGGGTGGTATCTTCGCTAGGTAAGGGGATTACGGCCGCATCGCTGGGACGTCTGCTGAAAAGCCGCGGTCTCAAAGTCACCATTCAGAAGTTTGACCCGTACATAAACTTTGATCCGGGGACCATGAGCCCCTATCAGCACGGCGAAGTATTCGTAACGGAAGACGGCGGTGAGACTGATCTGGATCTCGGTCATTATGAGCGGTTTATCGATATTAACCTGAGTAAAAGCTCAAATGTTACCGCCGGCAAAATATATTGGTCGGTGATCAGCAAAGAACGTAAAGGCGACTATCTTGGCAGTACAGTCCAGGTAATTCCTCATATTACCAATGAGATTAAAGAACGCATTTACCGGGTTGGCAAGGAAGATAATGCCGATATTGTTATTACTGAAATCGGAGGCACCGTTGGTGATATTGAGAGTCTGCCGTTTTTGGAAGCTATCCGCCAGGTTAAGAAAGAAGTAGGCCGCGGCGGGGCACTTTATATTCATGTTACGCTGGTGCCATATATTTCGGCAGCCGGTGAGCTGAAAACAAAACCCACTCAGCATAGTGTAAAAGAACTGCGCAGTATCGGTATTCATCCGGATGTTATCGTATGTCGTACCGAACATGAGATTTCTCCGGAAATGAGAGAAAAACTGGCGCTGTTTTGTGATATTGACGGCGATGCCGTCATTCAGAACAAAAACGCCGCCAGCATCTATCAGGTGCCGCTTATGCTGAAAAAAGAAGGGCTGGACCGTATTGCCCTGGAGAAATTAAATATTGAGGATACCGGGGCCGATATGAGCGACTGGCGGCAGATGGTGGATAAGATCGTCCATCCGTCCCATAGTGTGCGCATTGCGGTTGTCGGCAAATATGTTGCGCTGCAGGATGCCTACATGAGTGTGTCTGAAGCCTTACGGCATGGTGGTATCGCCAATGATGCCGCCATTGAGATCAAATGGATCAATGCTGAAGATGTGGAAGAGGAGCATGCTGATCTTTCGGTCTATCTGGGTGATGTTGACGGGATTCTGGTGCCGGGAGGATTTGGTGACCGGGGCGTAGGCGGCAAGCTTAAAGCTATCCGCTATGCCCGGGAAAACAAGGTGCCATTTTTTGGACTTTGCCTGGGTATGCAGTCGGCGGTTATTGAATTTGCCCGTAATGTCTGTGGTTTGGCTGATGCCCACAGTACGGAATTTAACCCGGATACCCCGCATCCTGTTATTGATCTTATGCCTGAGCAAATGGCCGTTGAAGATAAAGGCGGCACAATGCGTTTAGGTGTGTATCCCTGTAAAGTGACGGAAAATACGCTTACCTATACGGCTTATGAGGATGAGATTATTTATGAGCGCCACCGCCACCGTTTTGAGTTTAATAATGCCTATCGGGATCAGCTTTCGGCGGCCGGGCTGATTATCAGCGGCACGCTGCCTAATGGCCGGTTAGTTGAAATCGTAGAAGTAAAAGATCACCCCTGGTTTGTCGGCACGCAATTCCACCCCGAATTTAAATCACGGCCGACGGCGCCCCACCCTTTATTTAGGGATTTTGTCAAGGCATCGCTGGCCAATAAACAGGGTAAGCTATGA
- a CDS encoding YIP1 family protein yields MGSFIEIIYDVLFKPKAAMQYIAEKKLAGQAVIMFIIGMLVPVWAVYTGVKDTAGLPALGFLFILQVIGSFTFWVLSASILAFIAELAGGRGTPVGLFSALGFSHLPRVIVMPLWVIASLLPAGIQEICFGIIGVLILFWTLILHVAALQGAYELSGVQAVLVLLMPLLVSMAVAAVIIIFAGSALLHLPFHV; encoded by the coding sequence ATGGGAAGTTTTATTGAAATAATCTATGATGTACTATTTAAGCCTAAGGCTGCCATGCAGTATATTGCTGAAAAAAAACTGGCCGGGCAGGCCGTAATCATGTTTATCATCGGCATGCTTGTGCCGGTATGGGCGGTATATACCGGCGTCAAAGACACCGCAGGCTTGCCGGCGCTGGGTTTCCTGTTTATCTTGCAGGTAATCGGCAGTTTTACTTTTTGGGTGCTTAGTGCCTCCATTCTTGCTTTTATTGCTGAGCTGGCCGGCGGCCGGGGGACGCCTGTCGGTCTGTTTTCCGCATTGGGGTTTTCTCATCTTCCGCGGGTTATCGTTATGCCGTTATGGGTGATTGCCTCGTTGCTGCCGGCAGGTATTCAGGAAATCTGCTTTGGCATTATCGGGGTGCTGATCTTGTTTTGGACCCTGATTTTACATGTTGCCGCCCTGCAGGGCGCTTATGAGCTGTCAGGCGTACAAGCGGTACTTGTGCTGCTGATGCCGCTGCTTGTGAGCATGGCAGTTGCGGCAGTGATTATCATTTTTGCCGGCTCAGCCCTGCTTCACTTGCCGTTTCATGTTTAG